A window from Planctomycetota bacterium encodes these proteins:
- a CDS encoding transporter, translating into MLRYKLLHPTILECLGRAGHHSKILIADGNYPSGTTLGPNATHINLNLSPGVVSCTQVLEALVDAVPIDVANTMGIPADDPYAQSDPPIWDEYRAIFKKAKLKLKLEPIQKWDFYEAVRGPDLIMTIQTADQALWANLLLSIGVRKPGQ; encoded by the coding sequence ATGCTTCGCTACAAGCTTTTGCATCCGACGATTCTCGAATGCCTCGGCCGCGCCGGTCATCATTCCAAGATCCTCATCGCCGACGGCAATTACCCCTCGGGCACGACGCTCGGGCCCAACGCGACGCACATCAATCTGAATCTCTCGCCGGGCGTGGTAAGCTGCACGCAGGTGCTTGAAGCGCTCGTCGACGCGGTGCCCATTGATGTGGCGAACACGATGGGCATTCCCGCCGACGATCCCTACGCTCAGTCCGACCCGCCGATCTGGGACGAGTACCGCGCGATTTTCAAGAAGGCCAAGCTCAAGCTCAAGCTTGAGCCGATTCAGAAGTGGGACTTTTACGAGGCAGTGCGCGGGCCGGATCTGATCATGACGATTCAGACGGCCGATCAGGCGTTGTGGGCGAACCTGCTTCTTTCGATCGGCGTCCGCAAGCCCGGGCAGTAA
- a CDS encoding bifunctional nuclease family protein, with amino-acid sequence MPVHMELSRILITETQDYQVIYLREVDGDRTFPIVIGMYEAAAIERRLKNIPVKRPQTHELLADVIEQLGGELTQIVINDLRDGTFFAKLVVQQDGQTLEIDSRPSDAIALGIANEVPIYVAEHVLEEAGGANG; translated from the coding sequence ATGCCTGTCCACATGGAGCTTTCGCGCATCCTCATCACCGAAACGCAGGACTATCAGGTCATCTACCTGCGCGAAGTCGACGGCGACCGCACCTTCCCCATCGTCATCGGCATGTACGAAGCCGCCGCCATCGAACGCCGCCTCAAAAACATCCCCGTCAAACGCCCCCAGACCCACGAACTCCTCGCCGACGTCATCGAACAACTTGGCGGCGAACTCACCCAGATCGTCATCAACGACCTGCGCGACGGAACCTTCTTCGCCAAACTCGTCGTCCAGCAGGACGGCCAAACCCTCGAAATCGACTCCCGCCCCAGCGACGCCATCGCCCTCGGCATCGCCAACGAAGTCCCCATCTACGTCGCCGAACACGTCCTCGAAGAAGCCGGCGGAGCGAACGGGTAA
- a CDS encoding sigma-70 family RNA polymerase sigma factor, which produces MESSRMNDSASHSNRYQRLAEQWTAAQPVVAGFIASMIRDRHAAEDVLQKTASALVAKYDEYDPSRPFASWAMGMARFEVLNHLRRSRRDPHQFAGATLDAVAAGYEQLHDELQDRKRALADCMDELPDRSVELLTLRYTDDRTPAQIADAMRTNANRVRVMLHRVRELLAECIRRRMEGERA; this is translated from the coding sequence ATGGAGAGTTCCCGAATGAACGATTCGGCTTCGCATTCCAATCGCTATCAGCGGCTCGCCGAGCAGTGGACGGCGGCCCAGCCGGTCGTCGCGGGGTTCATCGCCTCGATGATCCGCGATCGACATGCGGCGGAGGACGTGCTGCAAAAGACCGCCTCGGCGCTCGTCGCCAAGTACGACGAATATGACCCGTCCCGCCCGTTTGCGAGTTGGGCGATGGGCATGGCGCGCTTCGAAGTGCTTAATCATCTTCGCCGCTCGCGCCGCGATCCGCACCAGTTCGCCGGCGCGACGCTCGACGCCGTCGCCGCCGGTTATGAGCAATTGCACGATGAGCTTCAGGACCGCAAGCGGGCGCTGGCGGATTGCATGGACGAACTGCCCGACCGCAGCGTCGAGCTTTTGACGCTGCGCTACACCGACGACCGCACGCCCGCGCAGATCGCCGACGCGATGCGGACGAACGCGAATCGGGTGCGCGTCATGCTGCACCGGGTGCGCGAGCTGCTCGCCGAGTGCATCCGCCGACGGATGGAGGGCGAACGCGCGTGA
- a CDS encoding twin-arginine translocation signal domain-containing protein, with amino-acid sequence MTIRSTRRTFIKQVAVAGASMPLVMPTLVRAKSANGKLGIGFVGTGGRASAHTGEIHNMGEQAIAFADVDKNQWNGVLGKKGWESATGYTDWRKIFENHEKDIDVVFVAVPDHTHFAPSMTAVSLGKHCYTEKPLCWSVRECQLLAEAYAKNTNVVTQMGNQGHSMQGWRIAYELYKAGAIGDIVEFHTWTNRPVWPQGWGKPTGEDKVGDNLDWEAWIGAAPMRPYVSEWKEGPFAKGGDWKHKVYHPFAWRGVRDFGSGALGDMACHTTDGIHSLMDPDYPISVEPVGVTPPVKDEDSYQVGGIYKFEYPAKDGKPAFKAFWYEGYKKIGDDGRFHDEDCYMPEKPAELGDRQMPRTGNIVVGTKGKMLVTGDYWNSARLIPEETHNEFIKSQPGGKLPELVERSPGHHKEFIMACKGEKPREFSRSNWSYSGPMTAKIQLGNVVARVGKKIECDTKTGKITNIPEANDLLWREPRKGWGPLQSIVAL; translated from the coding sequence ATGACGATCCGATCGACCCGCCGTACCTTCATCAAGCAAGTCGCCGTCGCCGGCGCATCGATGCCGCTGGTGATGCCCACGCTCGTCCGCGCCAAGTCGGCCAACGGCAAGCTGGGCATCGGTTTCGTCGGGACCGGCGGCCGCGCGTCCGCTCACACCGGTGAGATTCACAACATGGGCGAACAGGCGATCGCCTTCGCCGATGTGGACAAGAACCAATGGAACGGCGTGCTGGGCAAGAAGGGATGGGAAAGCGCGACGGGGTACACGGATTGGCGGAAGATTTTCGAAAATCACGAGAAGGACATCGACGTCGTCTTCGTCGCCGTGCCGGACCATACGCACTTCGCTCCGTCGATGACGGCTGTCTCGCTCGGCAAGCATTGCTACACGGAAAAGCCGCTGTGCTGGTCGGTGCGCGAGTGTCAGCTTCTGGCCGAAGCGTACGCCAAAAACACGAACGTCGTGACCCAGATGGGCAATCAGGGTCACTCGATGCAGGGTTGGCGCATCGCGTACGAGCTGTACAAGGCCGGGGCGATCGGCGACATCGTCGAGTTCCATACGTGGACGAACCGCCCCGTCTGGCCGCAGGGTTGGGGCAAGCCCACCGGCGAGGACAAGGTCGGCGACAATCTGGATTGGGAGGCGTGGATCGGTGCGGCCCCGATGCGCCCGTACGTCTCGGAATGGAAGGAGGGTCCGTTCGCCAAGGGCGGCGACTGGAAGCATAAGGTGTATCACCCGTTCGCATGGCGCGGCGTGCGCGACTTCGGGTCCGGCGCGCTGGGCGACATGGCCTGTCACACCACCGACGGCATCCACTCGCTCATGGACCCCGACTACCCCATCAGCGTCGAGCCCGTCGGCGTCACCCCGCCGGTCAAGGATGAAGACAGCTATCAGGTCGGCGGCATCTACAAGTTCGAGTACCCGGCCAAGGACGGCAAGCCCGCCTTCAAGGCCTTCTGGTACGAGGGCTACAAGAAGATCGGCGACGACGGCCGGTTCCATGATGAAGACTGCTACATGCCCGAAAAGCCCGCCGAACTGGGCGATCGGCAGATGCCCCGCACCGGCAACATCGTCGTCGGCACCAAGGGCAAGATGCTCGTGACCGGCGACTACTGGAACAGCGCCCGTCTGATTCCCGAAGAGACGCACAACGAATTCATCAAGTCCCAGCCCGGCGGCAAGCTCCCCGAGCTCGTCGAGCGCTCGCCCGGTCACCACAAGGAATTCATCATGGCCTGCAAGGGCGAGAAGCCGCGCGAGTTCAGCCGCTCCAACTGGTCGTACTCGGGCCCGATGACCGCCAAGATTCAGCTCGGCAACGTCGTCGCCCGCGTCGGCAAGAAGATCGAGTGCGACACCAAGACCGGCAAGATCACCAACATCCCCGAGGCCAACGACCTGCTCTGGCGCGAACCGCGCAAGGGCTGGGGCCCGCTTCAGAGCATCGTGGCGCTCTGA
- a CDS encoding DUF1559 domain-containing protein, producing the protein MRRCAFTLIELLVVVAIIVALVAILQPSLRQAREAASRAACASNLHQWAVSSIAYASDFQGWFPKATVWTGSTHPYMIVENGGGGYTAGTNIGVLRDDYGLNERVMRCPSSRRMLTMEAVLRNIGYSWSRLHLTMKQAYNAANDTGTQVRFEDYAFFANAINYVGSGKHPPVTRASADHIAMRVIVGDVVDWNGWTSSWLYPTCHPAADGLVDWQNIATGDGAVLSYSQREYNHATMMTAPQSAATFQAGLAYWYFEGFP; encoded by the coding sequence ATGCGACGATGCGCCTTTACTTTGATTGAACTTCTGGTCGTCGTGGCGATCATCGTCGCGCTGGTGGCGATCCTTCAGCCGTCGCTGCGGCAGGCGCGCGAAGCGGCCTCGCGCGCCGCGTGCGCGAGCAATCTCCATCAATGGGCGGTCAGTTCGATCGCCTACGCCTCGGATTTTCAGGGCTGGTTCCCCAAGGCGACCGTCTGGACGGGCAGCACGCATCCGTACATGATCGTCGAGAACGGCGGCGGCGGATATACCGCCGGGACGAACATCGGCGTGCTGCGCGACGATTACGGACTCAACGAGCGCGTGATGCGATGTCCGAGCAGTCGGCGGATGCTGACCATGGAAGCGGTGCTCAGGAACATCGGCTATTCGTGGAGCCGGTTGCATCTGACGATGAAGCAGGCGTACAACGCCGCCAACGACACGGGCACGCAGGTGCGTTTTGAGGACTACGCGTTTTTCGCCAACGCCATCAACTACGTGGGCTCGGGCAAGCATCCGCCGGTGACGCGCGCCAGCGCCGATCACATCGCGATGCGCGTGATCGTCGGCGATGTGGTGGACTGGAACGGGTGGACGTCGTCGTGGCTGTATCCGACGTGTCACCCCGCCGCGGACGGGCTGGTGGACTGGCAGAACATCGCCACGGGCGACGGCGCGGTGCTCAGCTACTCGCAGCGCGAGTACAACCACGCGACGATGATGACCGCCCCGCAAAGCGCCGCCACGTTTCAGGCCGGGCTGGCGTACTGGTATTTTGAGGGGTTCCCGTAA
- a CDS encoding MiaB/RimO family radical SAM methylthiotransferase, which translates to MSDANTRKVYLETFGCQMNVLDSELVVAQLRSLGYVVTPDPAGADVVLYNTCSVRQAAEDKVYGRLGEATHLKKANRDVVVGVIGCMAERDGATLMKRYPQVDLMCGPGELDKVPLLIDNVVKTRHRQTALQGHNARRSSTLAAAADELELLDLSRSISAEDHNGSAYVRITRGCNKFCTYCVVPFTRGAEVHRPPEHIIDECKRLADAGVIEVTLLGQTVNHYRYDHGAAVSVNGVEQPQVGPGGGAFRNPDSKFNVGRRVTSFADLLKRIHDEVPAIARLRFVTSYPRDFGDDILQVMADSPRICRYLHVPAQSGSDRVLKIMNREYTVEEYVNFIDRARRFMPDVQFASDFIVGFPTETDAEFVMTIDLVRRCRFKNSFIFKYSPRPGTLAIDKYADDVDEDTKRYRNMKLLEVQAEVSQQVSNEQIGRTLEVMVEGVSQHVKRGVARRGDLSPPASNVELRWEQTEAATQLTGRTGGDLIVMFDGPAEMIGRIVPVKIHTAKPLALFGDRVEAAATV; encoded by the coding sequence ATGTCTGACGCAAATACACGCAAAGTCTATCTCGAAACCTTCGGCTGCCAGATGAACGTGCTGGACAGCGAACTGGTGGTCGCGCAGCTTCGCTCGCTCGGATATGTCGTCACGCCCGACCCGGCGGGGGCGGATGTCGTGCTCTACAACACCTGCTCCGTGCGGCAGGCGGCGGAGGACAAGGTCTACGGCCGGCTCGGCGAGGCGACGCATCTCAAGAAAGCCAACCGCGATGTCGTCGTCGGCGTCATCGGCTGCATGGCCGAGCGTGACGGGGCGACGTTGATGAAACGCTATCCGCAGGTGGACCTCATGTGCGGGCCCGGCGAGCTGGACAAGGTGCCGCTGCTCATCGACAACGTGGTCAAGACGCGCCATCGTCAGACCGCTTTGCAGGGGCACAACGCCCGCCGCTCATCGACGCTCGCCGCCGCGGCGGATGAACTGGAACTGCTCGACCTTTCGCGTTCGATCAGCGCGGAGGATCACAACGGCTCGGCCTATGTGCGGATCACGCGCGGGTGCAACAAGTTCTGCACCTACTGCGTCGTGCCCTTTACGCGCGGGGCTGAGGTGCATCGCCCGCCCGAGCACATCATTGACGAATGCAAGCGGCTTGCCGACGCGGGCGTGATCGAAGTCACGCTGCTGGGGCAGACCGTCAATCACTACCGTTACGATCACGGCGCGGCGGTGAGCGTCAACGGCGTCGAGCAACCGCAGGTCGGACCCGGCGGCGGGGCGTTCCGCAATCCCGACAGCAAATTCAACGTCGGCCGCCGCGTGACGAGCTTCGCCGATCTCTTGAAGCGCATTCACGATGAAGTCCCGGCGATCGCGCGCTTGCGTTTTGTGACCAGTTATCCGCGCGACTTCGGGGATGACATTTTGCAGGTCATGGCCGATTCGCCGCGCATCTGTCGCTATCTGCATGTGCCGGCCCAGTCGGGGTCGGATCGCGTGCTCAAGATCATGAACCGGGAGTACACGGTCGAGGAATACGTGAATTTCATCGACCGGGCGCGCCGGTTCATGCCCGACGTGCAGTTCGCCAGCGACTTCATCGTGGGCTTCCCCACGGAGACGGACGCGGAATTCGTGATGACGATTGATCTCGTCCGCCGCTGCCGCTTCAAGAACAGCTTCATCTTCAAGTATTCCCCGCGCCCCGGCACGCTCGCCATCGACAAGTACGCCGACGATGTCGATGAGGACACGAAGCGCTATCGCAACATGAAGCTGCTCGAGGTGCAGGCGGAAGTGTCGCAGCAGGTGTCCAACGAGCAGATCGGCAGGACGCTCGAGGTCATGGTCGAAGGCGTGAGCCAGCACGTCAAGCGCGGCGTCGCGCGGCGGGGGGACTTAAGTCCCCCCGCCTCCAATGTCGAACTCCGCTGGGAGCAGACCGAAGCGGCGACGCAACTGACCGGCCGCACCGGCGGCGACCTGATCGTCATGTTCGACGGCCCGGCGGAGATGATCGGCCGCATCGTCCCCGTCAAAATCCACACCGCCAAACCCCTCGCCCTCTTCGGCGACCGCGTCGAAGCCGCCGCGACGGTTTGA
- a CDS encoding phosphoketolase: protein MTTRTLSPEMLEKMDAYWRASNYLSVGQIYLYDNPLLRRPLEMSDIKNMLLGHWGTSPGQNFVYVHLNRIINEHDLNMIYVSGPGHGGPTVVSHTYLEGTYSEIYPNITQDEAGLRKLFVQFSFPGGIPSHASPECPGSIHEGGELGYSLSHAYGAVFDNPDLIVACVVGDGEAETGPLATAWHANKFVNPAADGVVLPILHLNGFKIANPTVLARISHDELAALFHGYGYTPLFVEGDEPALMHEAMATALDEAVRQIKAIHHAARRQGDTSRPRWPMIVLRTPKGWTGPREVDGVPNTGTFHAHQVPISDPRAKPNHLKLIEDWLRSYRPHDLFDETGRLKPELAALAPKGDRRMGANPHANGGLLLRDLRMPDFCDYALDVPEPGVRGKGDTRVLAPFLRDILKLNDDQKNFRIFGPDETISNGLEAVFDVTNRQWLGETVPGDERLAPAGRVVEMLSEHQCEGWLEGYLLTGRHGLFNCYEAFIHIVDSMFNQHAKWLKVTSHLPWRRRIASLNILLASHVWRQDHNGFTHQDPGFIDHVVNKKAEIVRVYLPPDANCLLSVMDHCLRSRHYVNVVVAGKHPAPQWLSMDAAVKHCAEGIGIWSWASNDQADEPDVVMACCGDVPTLETLAAVSILREQLPHLKVRLVNIVDLMKLVPHTEHPHGLTDPDFDALFTSDKPVIFAFHAYPWLIHRLTYRRRNHHNIHVRGYKEEGTITTPFDMTVLNELDRFHLVMDVIDRVKETGEPGIYLKQALKDKLIEHRRYIEKHGQDLPEVREWKWGHTERA, encoded by the coding sequence ATGACGACCCGGACGTTATCTCCCGAAATGCTCGAGAAAATGGACGCTTACTGGCGGGCGTCGAACTATCTGTCGGTGGGGCAGATTTATCTGTATGACAATCCGCTGCTGCGCCGGCCGCTCGAAATGAGCGACATCAAGAACATGCTGCTGGGGCATTGGGGCACGTCGCCGGGGCAGAACTTCGTGTACGTGCATCTGAACCGCATCATCAATGAGCACGACCTGAACATGATCTACGTGTCGGGCCCCGGGCACGGCGGACCGACGGTTGTCAGCCACACGTACCTCGAAGGCACGTACAGCGAAATCTATCCGAACATCACGCAAGACGAAGCCGGGCTGCGCAAGTTGTTCGTCCAGTTCTCGTTCCCCGGCGGCATTCCGAGCCACGCCTCCCCCGAGTGCCCCGGCTCGATTCACGAAGGCGGCGAACTGGGCTACTCATTGAGTCACGCCTACGGCGCCGTCTTCGACAATCCCGATCTGATCGTCGCCTGCGTCGTCGGCGATGGCGAAGCGGAGACCGGCCCGCTGGCGACCGCATGGCACGCCAACAAGTTCGTCAACCCCGCGGCCGACGGCGTCGTCCTGCCGATCCTGCATCTCAATGGTTTCAAGATCGCCAACCCGACCGTGCTCGCCCGCATTTCGCATGACGAGCTGGCGGCGCTGTTTCACGGTTACGGCTACACGCCGCTGTTTGTCGAAGGCGACGAACCGGCTCTGATGCATGAAGCGATGGCGACGGCGCTCGACGAAGCCGTGCGGCAGATCAAGGCGATTCATCACGCGGCGCGGCGGCAGGGCGATACAAGCCGTCCGCGCTGGCCAATGATCGTCCTGCGCACGCCCAAGGGTTGGACCGGCCCGCGGGAAGTCGATGGCGTGCCGAACACGGGTACGTTTCATGCCCACCAGGTTCCCATCTCCGACCCCCGCGCCAAACCGAACCACCTGAAGCTCATCGAAGACTGGCTCCGCAGCTACCGGCCGCACGATCTGTTCGATGAAACAGGCCGACTCAAGCCCGAACTCGCCGCGCTCGCCCCGAAGGGCGATCGACGCATGGGGGCCAATCCGCATGCCAACGGCGGACTCCTCCTGCGCGATCTGCGCATGCCGGACTTCTGCGATTACGCCCTGGACGTCCCCGAGCCCGGCGTCCGCGGCAAGGGCGACACGCGCGTCCTCGCCCCCTTCCTCCGTGACATCCTCAAGCTCAACGACGATCAGAAAAACTTCCGCATCTTCGGCCCCGACGAGACGATCTCCAACGGACTCGAAGCCGTCTTCGATGTGACGAACCGCCAGTGGCTCGGCGAAACCGTGCCCGGCGATGAGCGGCTCGCGCCGGCCGGACGCGTCGTCGAAATGCTCAGCGAGCATCAGTGCGAGGGCTGGCTCGAGGGCTACCTCCTCACCGGACGCCACGGCCTCTTCAACTGCTACGAGGCCTTCATCCACATCGTCGACTCCATGTTCAATCAGCACGCCAAATGGCTCAAGGTCACCTCGCATCTGCCCTGGCGACGCAGGATCGCCTCGCTCAACATCCTCCTCGCCTCGCACGTCTGGCGGCAGGACCACAACGGATTCACCCATCAGGACCCCGGCTTCATCGACCACGTCGTCAACAAAAAAGCCGAGATCGTCCGCGTGTACCTCCCACCCGATGCGAATTGCCTTTTGTCCGTGATGGATCATTGCCTGCGCAGCCGGCACTACGTCAACGTCGTCGTCGCCGGCAAGCACCCGGCCCCGCAGTGGCTTTCGATGGACGCCGCCGTCAAACACTGCGCCGAAGGCATCGGCATCTGGTCATGGGCCAGCAACGATCAGGCCGACGAACCCGATGTCGTCATGGCCTGCTGCGGCGACGTGCCGACGCTCGAAACGCTCGCCGCCGTCTCGATCCTCCGCGAACAGCTTCCGCATCTCAAAGTCCGCCTCGTCAACATCGTCGACCTCATGAAGCTCGTCCCCCACACCGAACACCCGCACGGCCTGACCGACCCCGACTTCGACGCACTCTTCACTTCCGACAAACCCGTCATCTTCGCCTTCCATGCTTATCCCTGGCTGATCCACCGCCTCACCTACCGCCGCCGCAACCATCACAACATCCATGTCCGCGGCTACAAAGAGGAAGGCACCATCACCACGCCGTTCGACATGACCGTCCTCAACGAACTCGACCGCTTCCACCTCGTCATGGACGTCATCGACCGCGTCAAAGAAACCGGCGAGCCGGGCATCTACCTCAAACAAGCCCTCAAAGACAAACTCATCGAACACCGCCGCTACATCGAAAAGCACGGCCAGGACCTCCCCGAAGTCCGCGAATGGAAATGGGGACACACGGAGCGGGCGTGA
- a CDS encoding acetate/propionate family kinase, with product MSRAARHILSINGGSSSLKFSLFEAGTSIRRILDGAISRIGLPDARLVMHGDVELEASVNMPDHVAAVHELIDRLDALGATADLAAVGHRIVHGGPTYWRPQLVDAAMLDELRRLSPFDPVHLPQEIALIEAMGHRLDGVGQVACFDTAFFYDLPRVSRMLPIPRRYEAMGIRRYGFHGLSYAYLMDELGEAATGRVVLAHLGNGASLAAVRDGKPIDTTMGFTPTAGTMMSTRSGDIDPGLVAYLAHAEGMTADQFNDMVNHASGLLGVSETSSDMRDLLSREAGDERAAEAVTMFCYQVRRWIGAFAAALGGLDTLVFTGGIGEHQPVIRSRICADLAFAGVALDASRNATNDTLISAAASKVAVRVVPTDEALLIARLVNGLLDEIAAQGKK from the coding sequence ATGTCCAGAGCGGCCCGGCACATCCTGTCGATCAACGGCGGCTCGTCGAGTCTTAAATTCTCGCTTTTCGAGGCCGGCACGTCGATCCGCCGCATCCTCGACGGGGCGATTTCACGCATCGGGCTCCCCGACGCCCGGCTGGTCATGCATGGCGATGTCGAACTGGAGGCATCGGTGAACATGCCCGATCACGTCGCGGCGGTGCATGAACTGATCGACCGGCTCGACGCGCTGGGCGCGACGGCTGATCTGGCCGCGGTCGGACATCGCATCGTACACGGCGGGCCGACGTATTGGCGACCCCAGCTTGTCGACGCCGCCATGCTCGATGAGCTTCGGCGGCTCAGTCCGTTCGACCCGGTGCATCTGCCGCAGGAGATCGCGCTGATCGAGGCGATGGGTCACCGGCTCGACGGCGTGGGGCAGGTCGCCTGTTTCGACACGGCGTTCTTTTACGATCTGCCGCGCGTCAGTCGCATGCTTCCGATTCCGCGGCGGTACGAAGCGATGGGTATTCGCCGGTACGGGTTTCACGGCTTGTCGTATGCGTACCTGATGGACGAGCTGGGCGAAGCGGCCACGGGGCGGGTGGTGCTGGCGCATCTGGGTAATGGGGCGAGTCTGGCGGCGGTGCGCGATGGGAAGCCGATCGACACGACGATGGGCTTCACGCCGACGGCGGGCACGATGATGAGCACGCGCAGCGGCGACATCGATCCGGGACTCGTCGCGTATCTGGCGCACGCCGAGGGGATGACGGCGGATCAGTTCAATGACATGGTCAATCATGCTTCGGGTCTGCTGGGCGTATCGGAGACGAGTTCGGACATGCGCGATCTGTTGTCGCGCGAAGCGGGGGACGAACGTGCGGCGGAGGCGGTGACGATGTTCTGCTATCAGGTGCGCCGATGGATCGGCGCATTCGCCGCGGCGCTGGGCGGGCTCGACACGCTGGTCTTCACCGGCGGCATCGGCGAGCATCAACCGGTGATTCGCTCGCGCATCTGTGCGGACCTTGCGTTTGCGGGCGTCGCGCTCGACGCATCGCGCAACGCGACGAATGATACACTCATCAGTGCGGCGGCGAGCAAGGTCGCCGTGCGCGTCGTTCCGACGGACGAGGCGCTTCTGATCGCGCGGCTGGTGAATGGCCTGCTCGACGAAATCGCCGCACAGGGAAAGAAGTGA
- a CDS encoding molybdopterin-dependent oxidoreductase, translated as MPASSSPIDRRDFLKGASLGSLTAALGAAIPFAALMPEGLMPVALADVPETDMMKTKDGLILLADKPVNAETPAHLLDDAVTPSNRHFVRNHGFVPEAAIKQDAAGWTLTIDGQVDRPMTLSIDDLKKDFEVVTQQLVIECAGNGRAFYSPGASGNQWTTGAVACSQWTGVRLRDVLNKAGVKKSAVYTGHHSADVHLSRLPGKEALSRGVPIEKAMDEKNLIAFAQNGAAIPPLNGFPLRLVVPGWAGSCSQKWLTRVELRDKVHDGEKMLAPAYMMPKHPVAPGETVADDNWVIMSSLPVKSVITSPRTGLKVDAKKELEVRGHAWAGDRLVEKMHISIDFGATWIPASLDKPVNPGAWHNWRAKIALPEAGYYEIWACATDDQGVAQPPVTPGWNPKGYLNNMQHRIAVFAS; from the coding sequence ATGCCCGCATCATCTTCGCCGATCGATCGACGCGACTTCCTCAAAGGCGCGAGTCTGGGCTCGCTTACCGCGGCGCTGGGCGCGGCGATTCCCTTCGCCGCGCTGATGCCCGAGGGGCTCATGCCCGTCGCCCTCGCCGATGTGCCCGAAACGGACATGATGAAGACGAAGGACGGGCTGATCCTGCTGGCCGACAAACCCGTCAACGCCGAGACGCCGGCCCATCTGCTCGATGACGCCGTCACCCCATCGAATCGTCATTTCGTCCGCAACCACGGCTTCGTGCCCGAGGCGGCGATCAAACAGGACGCCGCCGGCTGGACGCTGACGATCGACGGCCAGGTCGATCGCCCGATGACGCTTTCCATCGATGACCTCAAGAAGGATTTTGAGGTTGTCACGCAACAGCTTGTCATCGAATGTGCCGGCAACGGGCGGGCGTTTTACAGTCCCGGCGCGTCGGGCAATCAGTGGACCACCGGCGCGGTGGCGTGCTCGCAGTGGACGGGCGTGCGGCTGCGCGATGTGCTCAACAAGGCGGGCGTGAAAAAGTCGGCCGTGTACACCGGACACCACAGCGCCGACGTGCACCTGTCGCGTCTGCCGGGCAAGGAGGCGCTGTCGCGCGGCGTGCCGATCGAGAAGGCGATGGATGAGAAGAATCTCATCGCCTTCGCACAGAACGGCGCGGCGATTCCGCCGCTCAATGGTTTTCCGCTGCGGCTCGTCGTGCCCGGTTGGGCCGGTTCGTGCTCGCAGAAATGGCTCACGCGCGTCGAGCTGCGCGACAAGGTGCACGACGGCGAAAAGATGCTCGCCCCGGCGTACATGATGCCCAAACACCCCGTCGCGCCGGGCGAGACGGTCGCCGATGACAACTGGGTCATCATGTCCTCGCTGCCGGTCAAGTCGGTCATCACTTCGCCGCGCACCGGGCTCAAGGTCGACGCCAAGAAGGAACTGGAGGTGCGCGGGCATGCCTGGGCCGGTGATCGGCTCGTCGAGAAGATGCACATCAGCATCGACTTCGGCGCGACCTGGATCCCCGCTTCGCTCGACAAGCCGGTCAACCCCGGCGCGTGGCACAACTGGCGTGCGAAGATCGCGCTGCCGGAGGCGGGTTACTACGAAATCTGGGCGTGCGCGACGGACGATCAGGGCGTGGCCCAGCCGCCCGTCACGCCCGGCTGGAACCCCAAGGGCTATCTCAACAACATGCAGCACCGCATCGCCGTCTTCGCATCGTGA
- the rpiB gene encoding ribose 5-phosphate isomerase B: MKIALGTDHAGYEYKEQIKAMLTGLGHEVLDFGTFSNEKCDYPDFIRPAALAVRDGKADRCIVLGGSGNGEAIAANRVPHVRCALCWNLDTAKLSRMHNDANGLSIGARQVSGALCLEIVRMWLNTDFEGGRHKVRIEKIDEPLP; encoded by the coding sequence ATGAAAATCGCGCTCGGCACGGATCACGCCGGTTACGAATACAAGGAGCAGATCAAGGCCATGCTCACCGGGCTTGGCCACGAGGTGCTCGACTTCGGCACGTTCTCCAACGAGAAGTGCGACTACCCCGATTTCATCCGCCCCGCCGCGCTGGCGGTGCGCGATGGCAAGGCGGACCGGTGCATCGTGCTCGGCGGGTCGGGCAATGGGGAGGCGATCGCGGCCAACCGCGTGCCGCATGTGCGCTGCGCCCTGTGCTGGAACCTGGACACGGCCAAACTCTCGCGCATGCACAACGACGCCAACGGGCTGTCCATCGGCGCGCGTCAGGTGTCGGGAGCACTGTGCCTTGAAATCGTGCGCATGTGGCTCAATACTGATTTTGAAGGCGGACGCCATAAGGTGCGCATCGAAAAGATCGACGAACCCCTGCCGTGA